In the genome of Dermacentor andersoni chromosome 3, qqDerAnde1_hic_scaffold, whole genome shotgun sequence, one region contains:
- the LOC140216270 gene encoding uncharacterized protein: MTELKPRDSSETEADVAVLRGKCSEFCPAYYEGLVGATRARYETKTKLCDGVDPYTLRVGADATADVELLPATTQVDIINYLVLSTSYVTLQQMKVYKSLDAHNYFTSGWVRNIAAMRLQSERVIVLGEVSHSQRLREPDLKVWCLANTDGSIITAHCTCMAGAGEACSHIGAVLFAVETSVRLRETRTCTGRKNAWLPANCSGTQPKRLRDIDFSSSKMRKRKMDSIHLQQGVEITSTCLPQALPLAPTEESIQLFHSRLADAGATPAVFMVHPRSSVRGLGNTD, translated from the exons ATGACCGAGCTGAAGCCGCGTGACAGTTCAGAGACAGAGGCTGA CGTGGCGGTGCTAAGAGGAAAGTGTTCGGAGTTTTGCCCTGCGTACTACGAAGGTCTTGTCGGCGCTACGCGGGCACGATACGAGACGAAGACAAAACTCTGCGACGGCGTGGACCCTTACACACTGAGAGTCGGCGCGGATGCGACTGCAGATGTGGAGCTGCTGCCAGCTACAACGCAGGTGGACATAATCAATTACCTGGTTTTGTCAACCAGCTACGTCACCTTGCAGCAGATGAAGGTGTATAAATCGCTGGATGCACACAACTACTTCACCAGCGGCTGGGTGCGGAACATTGCAGCAATGCGGCTCCAGTCGGAGCGCGTCATCGTACTCGGCGAG GTCAGCCATTCTCAGCGGCTTCGGGAGCCAGACCTGAAAGTGTGGTGCTTAGCAAACACAGATGGCAGCATCATAACAGCGCACTGCACCTGCATGGCAGGTGCAGGGGAAGCATGCTCACACATTGGTGCTGTGCTATTTGCTGTAGAGACATCAGTGCGCTTAAGAGAAACGAGAACATGCACAGGAAGAAAAAATGCCTGGCTCCCAGCCAATTGCTCTGGCACACAGCCCAAGCGCCTAAGAGACATAGATTTCTCGTCATCCAAGATGAGGAAGAGAAAAATGGACTCGATTCACCTGCAGCAAGGTGTTGAAATCACATCAACGTGCCTCCCACAAGCCCTGCCACTGGCTCCTACTGAAGAGTCAATACAACTGTTCCATTCACGTCTTGCTGATGCTGGAGCTACACCAGCTGTCTTCATGGTCCACCCAAG AAGCTCGGTCCGAGGACTTGGAAACACTGATTAA